The Agromyces atrinae genome window below encodes:
- a CDS encoding SRPBCC family protein, producing MFRFELTTHSTAPREALFDLSLDVDAHVASMHGTNERAVAGVTSGAIGLGESVTWRARHFGIVWNMTSSVTALDRPSRFVDEQTRGPFRSFRHEHLFIERGTGSTMIDRIEASAPLGPLGTLAERLALGGHLRRLIAERNRVLVARAERPGA from the coding sequence GTGTTCCGCTTCGAACTCACGACGCACTCCACGGCACCGCGCGAGGCCCTCTTCGATCTCTCCCTCGACGTCGACGCCCACGTCGCCTCGATGCACGGCACGAACGAACGCGCCGTCGCCGGAGTCACCTCGGGCGCGATCGGACTCGGCGAGTCGGTGACGTGGCGCGCACGCCACTTCGGCATCGTCTGGAACATGACGTCGTCCGTGACCGCACTCGACCGCCCGTCGCGCTTCGTCGACGAGCAGACCCGCGGACCGTTCCGGAGCTTCCGCCACGAACATCTCTTCATCGAGCGCGGCACCGGCTCGACGATGATCGATCGCATCGAGGCATCCGCCCCGCTCGGCCCCCTCGGCACGCTCGCCGAACGCCTCGCGCTCGGGGGTCACCTCCGCCGCCTCATCGCCGAGCGCAACCGAGTGCTCGTCGCCCGCGCCGAGCGCCCCGGCGCCTGA
- a CDS encoding IclR family transcriptional regulator — protein MVEPKVPAADQALRILSHLAAQRGPQPATAIATALDLPRSTVYHLLATLQHRGFVVHLPEERRYGLGVAAFELSSGFSRQQPLARLGRPLVASLVDRLGESGHLAVLHGRDVLYLVEERAPRRPSLITDVGVRLPAHLTATGRAMLAALPPAQLRALYPDAAAFAGDDGWTYGRLKRLLADVRADGFAREHGEVSTGLSSVGVAALDHLGWPAAAIAVTFANDIDDERLAALTSSTTDAASELSRRIRGIGR, from the coding sequence GTGGTCGAACCGAAGGTTCCGGCGGCCGATCAGGCCCTGCGCATCCTGTCGCACCTCGCCGCGCAGCGCGGTCCGCAGCCCGCGACGGCGATCGCGACGGCCCTCGACCTGCCCCGCTCGACCGTCTACCACCTGCTCGCGACGCTGCAGCATCGTGGGTTCGTCGTGCACCTTCCCGAAGAGCGTCGCTACGGACTCGGCGTCGCCGCGTTCGAGCTCTCGAGCGGATTCTCGCGGCAGCAACCCCTCGCGCGCCTCGGCCGCCCCCTCGTCGCGAGCCTCGTCGACCGGCTCGGCGAGAGCGGTCACCTCGCCGTGCTGCACGGGCGCGACGTGCTCTATCTCGTCGAGGAGCGCGCCCCCCGCCGCCCCTCGCTCATCACCGATGTCGGCGTGCGCCTTCCCGCTCACCTCACCGCGACGGGTCGCGCGATGCTCGCGGCACTGCCTCCCGCGCAGCTTCGTGCGCTCTACCCCGACGCCGCGGCGTTCGCGGGCGACGACGGCTGGACTTACGGCCGCCTCAAGCGCCTGCTCGCCGACGTGCGCGCCGACGGCTTCGCGCGCGAGCACGGCGAGGTCTCGACGGGGCTCTCCTCGGTCGGCGTCGCCGCCCTCGACCACCTCGGATGGCCCGCCGCCGCGATCGCCGTGACCTTCGCGAACGACATCGACGACGAGCGTCTCGCCGCCCTCACCTCATCGA